A part of Amycolatopsis lurida genomic DNA contains:
- a CDS encoding PPK2 family polyphosphate kinase — protein sequence MAKKDTVSVRDTLRIGKGTERHHPGSFPIGPTKKPKGLKDLADAGGRLAELQEALYAEGVGGGNRSVLLVLQGMDTSGKGGTVGHVLGLVNPMGVRYAGFKKPTATERRHHYLWRIRKQLPAPGQIGVFDRSHYEDILVPRVQKLVPAAEWRKRYAEINAFEQELTDAGTTIVKVFLDISPEEQLKRLKARLENPAKWWKYNPADLDARAQWNDYQKAYADIFAKTSTAASPWYAVPADRKWYRNWLVARLLIETIEGMDPKFPPAGFDPATEIEKLEGVGVPA from the coding sequence ATGGCGAAAAAGGACACCGTCTCCGTCCGGGACACGCTGAGGATCGGCAAGGGCACCGAGCGGCACCATCCCGGCTCGTTCCCGATCGGGCCGACCAAGAAGCCCAAGGGGCTCAAAGACCTCGCCGACGCAGGAGGCAGGCTCGCCGAGCTGCAGGAGGCGCTGTACGCGGAGGGCGTCGGAGGGGGGAACCGCAGTGTCCTGCTGGTCCTGCAGGGGATGGACACCTCCGGCAAGGGTGGCACCGTCGGCCACGTGCTCGGCCTGGTCAACCCGATGGGCGTGCGGTACGCCGGGTTCAAGAAGCCGACCGCGACCGAGCGGCGTCACCACTACCTGTGGCGGATCCGCAAACAGCTCCCGGCGCCGGGGCAGATCGGTGTCTTCGACCGCTCCCACTACGAGGACATCCTGGTTCCGCGCGTGCAGAAGCTGGTACCCGCGGCGGAATGGCGCAAGCGCTACGCCGAGATCAACGCGTTCGAGCAGGAGCTGACCGACGCCGGCACGACGATCGTGAAGGTCTTCCTCGACATCTCGCCGGAAGAGCAGCTGAAGCGCCTCAAGGCGAGGCTCGAGAATCCGGCGAAGTGGTGGAAGTACAACCCCGCGGACCTCGACGCGCGTGCCCAGTGGAACGACTACCAGAAGGCCTACGCCGACATCTTCGCCAAGACCTCCACGGCGGCCTCGCCCTGGTACGCCGTCCCGGCCGATCGCAAGTGGTACCGCAACTGGCTGGTCGCGCGGCTCCTGATCGAGACGATCGAGGGGATGGACCCGAAGTTCCCGCCTGCCGGCTTCGATCCCGCGACGGAGATCGAGAAGCTGGAAGGCGTTGGCGTACCGGCTTGA
- a CDS encoding LLM class F420-dependent oxidoreductase, producing the protein MKRWGITIPLTGVPLAAHEEMVRELPDLGYTDAWSAETAGHDAFTPLVLASQWAPQLRLGTAIVPVYTRGPGLLAMSAATVAELAPGRFVLGIGASSPVIVKNWNAAEFEAPFARSRDTLRFLRSALAGEKVTEEYESFSVSKFRLERPADPPPSIMLAALRPGMLRLAAKEADGAITNWLAASDVPKVRAEIGPDTELAARIFVCPTEDKAAARGLGRMLISSYLTVPVYAAFHEWLGRGDALAPMHEAWAAGDRQKANQVIPDEVVDDLIVHGSLDSCREQVQSYVDNGLTTPIIALLPTGEDPFAHVRGLAPR; encoded by the coding sequence ATGAAACGGTGGGGCATCACCATTCCGCTGACCGGGGTGCCGCTCGCGGCGCACGAGGAGATGGTGCGGGAGCTGCCGGATCTCGGCTACACCGACGCGTGGTCGGCCGAGACCGCGGGCCACGACGCCTTCACTCCGCTGGTGCTGGCCTCGCAGTGGGCGCCGCAGCTGCGGCTGGGCACCGCGATCGTGCCCGTGTACACGCGCGGACCCGGGCTGCTGGCGATGAGCGCGGCGACCGTCGCGGAACTGGCGCCCGGCCGGTTCGTGCTCGGGATCGGCGCGTCGTCGCCGGTGATCGTGAAGAACTGGAACGCCGCCGAGTTCGAAGCGCCGTTCGCGCGTTCGCGGGACACCCTGCGGTTCCTGCGGTCGGCGCTGGCGGGGGAGAAGGTCACCGAGGAGTACGAGTCGTTCTCCGTCAGCAAGTTCCGGCTGGAGCGGCCCGCCGACCCGCCGCCGTCGATCATGCTCGCCGCGCTGCGGCCGGGGATGCTGCGGCTGGCCGCGAAGGAGGCCGACGGCGCCATCACCAACTGGCTCGCCGCCTCCGACGTGCCGAAGGTGCGCGCCGAGATCGGTCCGGACACCGAACTGGCCGCGCGGATCTTCGTCTGCCCCACCGAGGACAAGGCCGCCGCGCGCGGGCTCGGCCGGATGCTCATCTCGAGCTACCTGACCGTGCCGGTGTACGCGGCGTTCCACGAATGGCTCGGCCGGGGCGACGCGCTCGCACCGATGCACGAGGCGTGGGCCGCGGGCGACCGGCAGAAGGCGAACCAGGTCATCCCGGACGAGGTCGTCGACGACCTGATCGTCCACGGCAGCCTCGATTCCTGCCGCGAGCAGGTGCAGTCCTATGTGGACAACGGGCTGACGACGCCGATCATCGCGCTGCTGCCGACGGGGGAGGACCCGTTCGCGCACGTGCGAGGTCTCGCTCCGCGTTAA
- a CDS encoding intein-containing Rv2578c family radical SAM protein, with protein MRWDRQRADGGEPVLPGLDGLLRSVRTPEFDGVTFHEVHAKSVLNKVPDGSGVPFGWTVNPYRGCSHACTYCLEGATPVLMADGRTKALAELAPGDAIYGTRGRGAGRRLVPTKVLAHWSTLKPAYRLTLDDGTSIVASGDHRFLTGRGWKHVTGTRFGAAQRPHLVGGTELVGVGKLARTPDDTLGYRAGYLCGMLRSGGFSTEKDAADRALRYLPDFGASVGFVQVPPSPDSHWQRGFLAGLFDLAGSYRHGALRVTHDEQDIVSTFCAALDNFGFRYVRTENVKFRPLWTVQLLGGPSEEVRFFHLADPAVGWKRSLDGLAIGRTRRKVTSIEPLGIELPLFDITTGTGDFIADGMVTHNCFARNTHTYLDFDAGRDFDTQVIVKVNAPEVLAAQLRRPSWTREHVAMGTNTDPYQRAEGRYKLMPRIITALADSGTPLSILTKGTVLARDLPLLESVSKDVPAGLAISLALLDEDLQHRLEPGTPSPRARLDLIRKARDAGLPCSVLVAPVLPYLTDSVEALDALFSKLAEAGATRVTVLPLHLRPGAREWFARWLGREHPELVPKYRELYARGAYLPKSYRQRLGARVGPLLRRHGFGSRADDGERMQVTMPVQRSEEVVVPAAEQLKLL; from the coding sequence GTGCGATGGGATCGACAGCGGGCGGACGGCGGCGAGCCGGTCCTGCCCGGATTGGACGGGTTGCTGCGTTCGGTGCGCACACCCGAGTTCGACGGCGTCACCTTTCACGAGGTGCACGCCAAATCGGTGCTGAACAAGGTGCCCGACGGGTCGGGTGTCCCGTTCGGATGGACGGTGAATCCGTATCGCGGTTGTTCTCACGCGTGCACGTACTGCCTCGAAGGCGCGACGCCGGTCCTGATGGCCGATGGCCGGACGAAGGCGCTGGCGGAGCTCGCGCCCGGCGACGCGATCTACGGGACGCGCGGGCGCGGCGCGGGTCGCCGCCTGGTGCCGACGAAGGTGCTCGCGCACTGGTCGACGCTGAAGCCGGCGTACCGCCTGACCCTCGACGACGGAACGTCCATCGTGGCCAGTGGCGACCACCGGTTCCTGACCGGGCGCGGGTGGAAACACGTCACCGGCACCCGGTTCGGCGCCGCGCAGCGGCCGCATCTGGTCGGCGGCACCGAACTCGTCGGCGTCGGGAAACTCGCCCGCACCCCGGACGACACGCTCGGCTATCGCGCCGGATACCTGTGCGGGATGCTGCGCTCCGGCGGCTTCTCGACCGAGAAGGACGCCGCGGATCGCGCGCTCCGGTACCTGCCCGATTTCGGCGCGTCGGTCGGCTTCGTGCAGGTTCCGCCCTCGCCGGATTCCCATTGGCAGCGCGGATTCCTCGCCGGATTGTTCGATCTCGCCGGTAGTTACCGGCATGGCGCGCTGCGCGTCACGCATGACGAGCAGGACATCGTCTCGACCTTCTGTGCCGCGCTGGACAATTTCGGCTTCCGTTACGTGAGAACGGAAAACGTCAAGTTCCGTCCGCTGTGGACGGTCCAGCTCCTCGGCGGGCCGTCGGAGGAGGTGCGGTTCTTCCACCTCGCCGATCCCGCCGTCGGGTGGAAACGCTCGCTCGACGGCCTCGCGATCGGCCGGACCAGGCGGAAGGTCACGTCCATCGAACCGCTGGGCATCGAGCTGCCGTTGTTCGACATCACCACCGGCACCGGTGACTTCATCGCCGACGGCATGGTCACGCACAACTGTTTCGCCCGGAACACCCACACGTATCTGGATTTCGATGCCGGCCGGGACTTCGACACGCAGGTGATCGTGAAGGTCAACGCACCCGAAGTGCTGGCCGCGCAGCTGCGGCGGCCGAGCTGGACCCGCGAGCACGTCGCGATGGGCACGAACACCGATCCCTACCAGCGCGCCGAAGGCCGGTACAAGCTGATGCCGCGCATCATCACCGCGCTGGCCGATTCGGGCACGCCACTGTCGATCCTCACCAAGGGGACCGTGCTGGCCAGGGATCTGCCACTCCTGGAGTCGGTGTCGAAGGACGTGCCCGCCGGGCTGGCGATCTCGCTCGCGCTGCTCGACGAAGATCTGCAGCATCGCCTCGAGCCGGGGACGCCGAGCCCGCGGGCGAGGCTCGACCTGATCCGCAAGGCACGCGACGCCGGGCTGCCGTGTTCGGTGCTGGTCGCGCCGGTGCTGCCGTACCTGACCGATTCGGTGGAGGCACTCGACGCCTTGTTCTCGAAGCTGGCCGAGGCGGGCGCCACGCGGGTCACCGTCCTCCCGTTGCATCTGCGGCCCGGCGCGCGGGAATGGTTCGCGCGCTGGCTCGGCCGGGAACATCCGGAGCTCGTGCCGAAATACCGCGAGCTGTACGCGCGCGGCGCCTATCTTCCGAAGTCCTATCGGCAGCGGCTGGGTGCCCGCGTCGGCCCGTTGCTGCGCCGCCACGGCTTCGGTTCCCGTGCGGACGACGGGGAACGAATGCAGGTGACGATGCCCGTGCAGCGCTCGGAGGAGGTGGTGGTTCCGGCGGCGGAACAACTGAAACTGCTGTGA
- a CDS encoding cupin domain-containing protein, with protein sequence MPETPTLADLVAPLGVSQFFQEVQGETYRRFEGRAGRFADLLPWPALNAILRQHRLEFPRLRLALDGTPVPMESYTDLVPTRRSGTVPRLLAAPFTEHLRGGATMVLDAIQELSDPIGDLARGLEHDLRESVQVNLYAGWGVTHGFDVHWDDHDAFIIQVAGRKRWRMHGPTRPAPLHRDVEQPERPGEPIDDFILEDGDVLYVPRGHWHDVTAVGEMSLHLTLGFSPATGIDLVSWLADKLRSSTVFRQDLPRFGTDEERAARAAALRAELEATLTGDVVDRFLAERDSVAPAHPRVGLPWAATPGLLPDGDETEVRFLVPRAVLEEGDGRVTLLAAGKRFVFAAAAAPLLKALLDGTPQAVKRLAELSELDRGTVRAFLGELTTQGLLSIG encoded by the coding sequence GTGCCCGAAACGCCGACGCTGGCTGACCTCGTGGCTCCGCTCGGGGTCAGCCAGTTCTTCCAAGAAGTCCAGGGCGAGACCTACCGCCGTTTCGAAGGCCGCGCGGGCCGGTTCGCCGACCTGCTGCCATGGCCGGCGCTGAACGCGATCCTCCGGCAGCACCGCCTGGAGTTCCCGCGACTGCGCCTCGCGCTCGACGGCACCCCGGTGCCCATGGAGAGCTACACCGATCTCGTCCCCACCCGCCGCAGTGGCACCGTCCCCCGCCTGCTGGCCGCTCCGTTCACCGAGCACCTCCGCGGCGGCGCGACGATGGTGCTCGACGCCATCCAGGAACTCAGCGACCCGATCGGCGATCTCGCCAGGGGGCTCGAACACGACCTCCGCGAGAGCGTCCAGGTCAACCTGTACGCGGGCTGGGGGGTGACCCACGGTTTCGACGTGCACTGGGACGACCACGACGCGTTCATCATCCAGGTCGCCGGTCGCAAACGCTGGCGGATGCACGGTCCGACCAGGCCCGCTCCGCTGCACCGCGACGTCGAGCAGCCCGAACGGCCCGGTGAGCCGATCGACGACTTCATCCTCGAAGACGGCGACGTCCTCTATGTCCCGCGTGGGCATTGGCACGACGTCACCGCGGTGGGGGAGATGTCGCTGCACCTCACGCTCGGGTTCAGCCCGGCCACCGGGATCGACCTGGTGTCCTGGCTCGCCGACAAGCTCCGGTCGAGCACCGTGTTCCGCCAGGACCTCCCGAGGTTCGGGACGGACGAGGAGCGGGCGGCCCGTGCCGCCGCGCTGCGCGCGGAACTGGAAGCGACGCTGACCGGCGACGTCGTCGACCGGTTCCTCGCCGAACGCGACTCGGTGGCCCCGGCGCATCCGCGGGTCGGGCTGCCTTGGGCAGCGACCCCCGGCCTGCTGCCGGATGGTGACGAAACCGAGGTTCGATTCCTCGTCCCGAGGGCGGTGCTCGAAGAGGGAGATGGCCGGGTGACCTTGCTGGCGGCCGGTAAGCGGTTCGTCTTCGCGGCCGCCGCGGCCCCGCTGCTGAAGGCGCTGCTCGACGGCACGCCGCAGGCGGTCAAACGACTCGCCGAGCTGTCCGAACTCGATCGGGGGACGGTGCGGGCCTTCCTCGGCGAGCTCACCACGCAGGGGCTGCTCTCTATCGGCTGA
- a CDS encoding sucrase ferredoxin codes for MTAQLSDTSAPPAALPGCATVARMLGANPAGTAADMRCWLLIEQPGPWPSDALENVLDEAFPAERRELLENLRRSHGLRPLLIRRPGKHRRDPDRPRSVYVGGGEPGNRWLERLEIRDLSELAELDLEAVADGAGGLGTRVDGPLFLVCTHGTKDMCCAVLGRPLASTLHTNHPGRAWEVSHVGGDRWAGNLLVVPDGFLHGQLNPAEAALVAKAALRGQVEPEQLRGRTSARTAWAQFAEIALRRQLDLPGLDDVLAVQEEPLLESDARVVTVRGGQDFYSVTVRRRSATPRGESRCAGLIQPAGYVTEEITKL; via the coding sequence ATGACCGCTCAGCTCTCGGACACTTCAGCGCCGCCCGCCGCGTTGCCGGGCTGCGCCACCGTCGCGCGCATGCTGGGCGCGAACCCCGCCGGCACCGCCGCGGACATGCGCTGCTGGCTCCTCATCGAGCAGCCGGGGCCCTGGCCCTCGGACGCGCTGGAGAATGTCCTCGACGAGGCCTTTCCCGCCGAGCGTCGTGAGCTGCTCGAGAATTTGAGACGTTCCCACGGGCTTCGCCCGCTGCTGATCCGGCGCCCCGGCAAGCATCGTCGTGACCCGGATCGCCCTCGCTCCGTTTACGTCGGCGGAGGCGAGCCGGGCAACCGCTGGCTGGAGCGCCTGGAGATCCGCGACCTGAGCGAACTGGCCGAGCTGGACCTCGAAGCGGTCGCGGACGGCGCCGGCGGGCTCGGTACGCGAGTGGACGGGCCGCTGTTCCTGGTCTGCACGCACGGCACCAAGGACATGTGCTGCGCGGTGCTCGGCAGGCCGCTGGCTTCGACGCTCCACACGAACCACCCCGGCCGGGCCTGGGAGGTCAGCCACGTCGGCGGTGACCGCTGGGCGGGCAACCTCCTGGTGGTCCCCGACGGCTTCCTGCACGGCCAGCTCAACCCGGCCGAAGCGGCGCTGGTCGCCAAAGCCGCCTTGCGCGGCCAGGTCGAGCCGGAGCAGCTCCGCGGCCGGACGTCCGCCCGGACGGCGTGGGCGCAGTTCGCGGAGATCGCGCTCCGGCGGCAGCTGGACCTGCCCGGTCTCGACGACGTGCTCGCCGTCCAGGAGGAGCCGCTGCTCGAATCCGACGCGCGGGTCGTCACCGTGCGCGGCGGCCAGGACTTCTACTCGGTGACGGTGCGCCGCCGGTCGGCGACGCCGCGCGGGGAGAGCCGGTGCGCGGGGCTGATCCAGCCCGCCGGGTACGTGACCGAGGAGATCACGAAGCTCTAG
- a CDS encoding NAD(P)/FAD-dependent oxidoreductase, protein MTTTVAVIGGGYGGTTVAKELDSFADVVLVEPREDFVHHVAALRGLVDPEWTDRLFYPYARLLERGRVVRDRAVSVDQDGVTLASGERLTPDYVVLATGSAYPFPAKIDFHDSASAKAKIRATREELAGAEKVLLLGAGPVGLELAGEIKAVWPEKAVTIVDPAKEILPGFPEEFRAEIRRQLDGLGVELLLGTSLTEPPVSEPGQAKTFTSGLTGGGEVTADLWFQCYGGAPHTAYLDGELAAARQANGQVEVTPELRLPGQPGVFALGDITALQEGKLAKVAGDHAEVVVANIRALIEGGELRAHTPGGPMISLPLGPSGGATYAEEVGILDAATTSEIKGSHMMVSRYEELFGQA, encoded by the coding sequence ATGACCACGACCGTGGCCGTCATCGGCGGGGGATACGGCGGCACGACCGTCGCCAAGGAGCTGGACTCGTTCGCCGACGTCGTGCTCGTCGAGCCGCGCGAGGACTTCGTCCACCACGTCGCCGCGTTGCGGGGGCTCGTCGATCCCGAATGGACGGATCGGCTCTTCTATCCGTACGCCCGGCTTCTCGAGCGGGGACGGGTGGTCCGCGACCGCGCGGTGAGCGTGGACCAGGACGGCGTCACGCTCGCATCGGGTGAACGGCTCACGCCGGACTACGTCGTGCTGGCGACCGGTTCGGCGTACCCGTTCCCGGCGAAGATCGATTTCCACGACAGCGCTTCGGCGAAGGCGAAGATCCGTGCCACGCGGGAGGAACTCGCGGGCGCGGAGAAGGTGCTGCTGCTCGGCGCGGGCCCGGTGGGCCTCGAACTGGCGGGCGAGATCAAGGCGGTGTGGCCCGAGAAGGCCGTGACGATCGTCGACCCGGCGAAGGAGATCCTGCCCGGCTTCCCGGAGGAATTCCGCGCGGAGATCCGCCGCCAGCTCGACGGGCTGGGCGTCGAGCTCCTGCTCGGCACCTCGCTGACCGAGCCGCCGGTCTCGGAACCGGGGCAGGCCAAGACGTTCACCTCGGGGCTCACCGGCGGCGGCGAGGTGACCGCCGACCTGTGGTTCCAGTGCTACGGAGGTGCGCCGCACACCGCGTACCTCGACGGCGAACTGGCCGCCGCGCGGCAGGCGAACGGGCAGGTGGAGGTGACTCCCGAACTGCGGCTGCCGGGACAGCCCGGTGTGTTCGCGCTCGGCGACATCACCGCGTTGCAGGAGGGGAAGCTGGCGAAGGTGGCCGGTGACCACGCCGAGGTCGTCGTGGCCAACATCCGGGCGCTGATCGAAGGCGGCGAGCTGCGGGCGCACACGCCGGGCGGGCCGATGATCTCGTTACCGCTCGGGCCTTCCGGGGGCGCGACCTACGCCGAGGAGGTCGGGATCCTGGACGCGGCGACCACGTCGGAGATCAAGGGGTCGCACATGATGGTGTCCCGCTACGAGGAGCTGTTCGGGCAGGCGTAG
- the crcB gene encoding fluoride efflux transporter CrcB produces the protein MADPASVSRPRWDVLSAVGAGGALGSLARYGLSVALPHPRGQFAFSTFATNVSGCLLIGVLMASLAAAADPHRLLRPFLGVGILGGYTTFSTYATDTLDLVTAGRPFTGLAYAFGTVAAALVAVYAGHEITRAVKQ, from the coding sequence ATGGCTGATCCGGCATCCGTTTCCCGCCCGCGCTGGGACGTGCTCTCGGCCGTCGGCGCCGGTGGCGCGCTGGGCAGCCTCGCCCGCTACGGACTGTCGGTCGCGCTCCCCCACCCCCGGGGCCAGTTCGCGTTTTCCACCTTTGCCACCAACGTTTCCGGCTGCCTGCTGATCGGCGTCCTGATGGCGTCGCTGGCCGCCGCGGCCGATCCGCACAGGTTGCTCCGGCCGTTCCTCGGGGTCGGGATCCTGGGCGGTTACACGACGTTTTCGACGTACGCGACGGACACACTCGATCTTGTGACGGCCGGGCGCCCGTTCACCGGGTTGGCCTACGCGTTCGGAACGGTGGCAGCGGCGCTGGTAGCCGTCTACGCCGGGCACGAGATCACCCGCGCGGTGAAGCAATGA
- a CDS encoding S9 family peptidase, which yields MTDTSLEDLPFLRRQARTQRFTLGAPKEFKVAPDGSRILFLRSESGTDPRHSLWSFDVASGEETKLVDAAELLPGEEDLPPEERARRERSRETGGGVVGYAVDDAFTVAAFSLSGKLHTLDLATGEVSVLVDGSVVDPRPSPDGAHVAYVRDRRLRVIDRATGEDRLLVEEAGDDIAWGLAEFIAAEEMGRTRGYWWSPDGKSLLVERSDRAAVPRWTIADPANPQSAANVVAYPAAGTTNADVTLAILGLDGSRVDVEKTGWEYLAAVHWSAAGKPLLSVQSRDQRKLEIQAIDPATGSVEVLHTETDEHWVELAAGVPAWTTDGRLVRESAADGDHRLVVDGVALTPPGLQVRSILHVGDEVLFSASDADPTQIHVFRTEGGELRRLSTEDGVHVGSGTAALTVLSSWTLERSGPVVTVVSGEKTVARIGSFTVDPDVVPNLTWLTLGERGLRAALVLPTGYDDSEGKLPVLLDPYGGPHAQRVLQTRNAFLTPQWLADQGFAVLVADGRGTPGRGSAWEKEIAGKLADVTLADQVDALHAAAALHPELDLERVAIRGWSYGGYLSALAVLRRPDVFHAGVAGAPVTDWSLYDTHYTERYLGLPQEETASYEHNSLIAGAGDLSRALLIVHGLADDNVFVAHSLRLSSALLAKGRAHVFLPLAGATHMTPQAEEVAENLMRTQVDWIVRELSGAAVKSEENA from the coding sequence GTGACCGACACCAGCCTCGAAGATCTCCCGTTCCTCCGCCGTCAGGCCCGCACCCAGCGCTTCACCCTCGGCGCGCCGAAAGAGTTCAAGGTCGCCCCGGACGGTTCCCGCATCCTGTTCCTGCGGTCCGAGTCCGGCACCGACCCCCGGCACAGCCTGTGGTCGTTCGACGTCGCGTCGGGCGAGGAGACGAAGCTGGTCGACGCCGCCGAGCTGCTGCCCGGTGAAGAGGACCTTCCGCCGGAAGAACGTGCCCGCCGCGAGCGCAGCCGGGAGACCGGCGGCGGCGTGGTCGGCTACGCGGTCGACGACGCCTTCACCGTCGCCGCGTTCTCGCTCTCGGGCAAGCTCCACACCCTCGACCTGGCCACCGGAGAGGTGTCGGTGCTGGTCGACGGTTCGGTCGTCGACCCGCGGCCCAGTCCGGACGGTGCGCACGTCGCCTACGTCCGCGACCGGCGCCTGCGGGTGATCGACCGGGCCACCGGCGAGGATCGCCTGCTCGTAGAGGAAGCGGGTGACGACATCGCCTGGGGGCTCGCGGAGTTCATCGCGGCCGAGGAGATGGGCCGCACCCGCGGCTACTGGTGGTCGCCGGACGGGAAGAGCCTGCTGGTCGAGCGCTCGGACCGGGCAGCCGTGCCGCGCTGGACGATCGCCGATCCGGCGAACCCGCAGTCGGCGGCGAACGTCGTCGCGTATCCGGCGGCGGGCACCACGAACGCGGACGTGACGCTGGCGATCCTCGGCCTCGACGGCTCCCGCGTCGACGTCGAGAAGACCGGCTGGGAGTACCTGGCCGCCGTGCACTGGTCCGCCGCGGGCAAGCCGCTGCTGTCCGTGCAGTCGCGGGACCAGCGGAAACTGGAGATCCAGGCGATCGACCCGGCGACCGGTTCGGTCGAGGTGCTGCACACCGAGACCGACGAGCACTGGGTCGAGCTCGCCGCGGGCGTCCCGGCGTGGACCACCGACGGCCGCCTGGTCCGCGAGAGCGCCGCCGACGGTGACCACCGGCTGGTCGTCGACGGGGTCGCCCTCACCCCGCCGGGGCTGCAGGTGCGGTCGATCCTGCACGTCGGCGACGAGGTGCTGTTCAGTGCGTCCGACGCCGATCCGACGCAGATCCACGTGTTCCGCACGGAGGGGGGCGAACTCCGGCGTCTGTCCACTGAGGACGGTGTGCACGTCGGCTCCGGAACCGCCGCGCTGACAGTGCTCTCGTCGTGGACTCTGGAACGCAGCGGCCCGGTGGTGACCGTCGTGTCCGGTGAGAAGACGGTGGCGCGCATCGGTTCCTTCACCGTCGACCCCGACGTCGTGCCGAACCTGACCTGGCTGACGCTGGGGGAGCGGGGCCTGCGCGCCGCGCTGGTGCTGCCGACCGGGTACGACGACAGCGAGGGCAAGCTCCCGGTGCTGCTCGACCCGTACGGTGGCCCGCACGCCCAGCGAGTCCTGCAGACCCGCAACGCCTTCCTGACCCCGCAGTGGCTCGCGGACCAGGGATTCGCGGTGCTGGTCGCCGACGGGCGCGGCACACCCGGCCGGGGTTCGGCCTGGGAGAAGGAGATCGCGGGCAAACTCGCCGACGTCACCCTCGCCGACCAGGTCGACGCCCTGCACGCGGCGGCCGCGCTCCATCCGGAACTCGATCTGGAACGGGTCGCGATCCGAGGCTGGTCCTACGGCGGCTATCTCTCCGCGCTGGCCGTGCTGCGCCGCCCGGACGTCTTCCACGCCGGGGTCGCGGGCGCGCCGGTGACCGACTGGTCGCTGTACGACACGCACTACACCGAGCGTTACCTCGGGCTTCCGCAGGAGGAAACGGCTTCGTACGAGCACAACTCGCTGATCGCCGGCGCCGGCGACCTCTCGCGGGCACTGCTGATCGTGCACGGGCTGGCCGACGACAACGTTTTCGTCGCCCACTCGTTGCGCCTGTCGTCGGCCTTGCTGGCCAAGGGACGTGCGCACGTGTTCCTGCCGCTGGCCGGCGCGACGCATATGACGCCGCAAGCCGAAGAGGTCGCGGAGAACCTGATGCGCACGCAGGTGGACTGGATCGTGCGCGAGCTGTCCGGTGCCGCGGTCAAGAGCGAGGAGAACGCATGA
- a CDS encoding MarR family winged helix-turn-helix transcriptional regulator gives MTTAEDLGFATALVRLSHLVQRAFIDVGRSHDLTPQQAQLLCVLAQGETGVGMTDLGKMLNLEKSSVTGLVDRVQRRALVERVADSCDRRALKITLTEEGLRLANAAHEGVVEKLEEMAADLPAEQREAIAAAAWRMAPED, from the coding sequence ATGACCACGGCCGAAGACCTCGGATTCGCGACGGCGCTGGTGCGGCTTTCGCATCTGGTGCAGCGGGCTTTCATCGACGTCGGCCGGTCCCACGACCTCACGCCCCAGCAGGCTCAGCTGCTCTGCGTGCTGGCGCAGGGGGAGACGGGTGTCGGGATGACCGACCTCGGCAAGATGCTCAACCTGGAGAAGTCCAGCGTCACCGGCCTGGTGGATCGCGTGCAGCGGCGCGCGCTCGTCGAGCGGGTCGCGGATTCGTGCGATCGCCGCGCGTTGAAGATCACGCTGACGGAGGAGGGACTCCGGCTCGCGAACGCCGCACACGAAGGCGTCGTCGAGAAGCTGGAGGAGATGGCGGCGGATCTCCCGGCCGAACAGCGTGAGGCGATCGCGGCCGCGGCGTGGCGGATGGCGCCCGAAGACTGA
- the crcB gene encoding fluoride efflux transporter CrcB, with product MTFVFVALGGGFGAIARFLTDLRLRAWRGAAFPWGTLAVNITGSVILGVLTGWALHGGQPDGVRSLLAVGFCGGLTTFSTFGYETLRLFTEKTRPRAALNVGVTMAAGIGAAAAGLLLAAAIWH from the coding sequence ATGACCTTCGTCTTCGTCGCACTCGGTGGCGGTTTCGGTGCGATCGCCCGTTTCCTGACCGATCTTCGGCTGCGCGCGTGGCGGGGCGCCGCCTTCCCGTGGGGCACGCTGGCGGTCAACATCACGGGCTCGGTGATCCTCGGCGTGCTGACCGGCTGGGCGCTGCACGGCGGCCAGCCGGACGGCGTCCGCTCGCTGCTGGCCGTCGGTTTCTGCGGCGGACTCACGACGTTCTCGACGTTCGGGTACGAAACCCTGCGCCTGTTCACGGAGAAAACGCGCCCTCGGGCCGCGCTGAACGTCGGCGTCACGATGGCCGCCGGGATCGGCGCCGCGGCGGCCGGACTCCTGCTCGCCGCCGCCATCTGGCACTGA